The Hevea brasiliensis isolate MT/VB/25A 57/8 chromosome 9, ASM3005281v1, whole genome shotgun sequence nucleotide sequence TGCACTTGCTTTGTAGAGGACAATTTATCATTTATGGGCTGCATTTTGTTGAATACATCCTTTTTATGCATCAATAGTTGGATTGCAGTCGTCAAAGTTGAACAGTTATGAAATTCTGCTGCTAATGAATTGATTATTTTGAATCATCTCTCTCATATTTTGTTGAAGACCTATTTTTAATTGTTCCCATGTAATTTGCATATTTAGTTGGTTTATGCACAGTGTAGCTTGATGTTTAAAGATTAAGGTCTGATATTGTTTTTAGAATATTAAGATGgtttatgtttttggatctggtTTCAGGTTATGTGTCATAGCTGGGAACATTTCTCCCATAGATGTAATTACTCATGTCCCAATCTTGTGTGAGGAGGCTGACATTCCCTATATATATGTTCCCTCAAAAgaagtaagtttttttttttatgacactGCAGACCTCTTGTTCTTTCTTCTTGTATCAAGAATCACGTATttgtataaaatttcatttctacTTCTCATTTTTAGGAAGTGCCTTCTGTTCTACGATAGCTTGTGAACATAAGACAAGACCTACAGTTTTCATTAATAAGCGGATAAAAATGGCTTATTAGTTATCCATGCCAACAAATTTGTTATGAAGGTGTAGTGAGAAGACACCAGAGCAGTCTTAGAATGTGTTTGGTCGGaggttaaaaaattaaaagtcaAATGTTATCTTTGTAAGTTTTAATATTTAAACAGGGTAATTATTAACTTAAGCCTCCTAAAGTTAATATTTAATCCCCAAAGAAGgtataaatattaatgagatGAAATTTAATCTTGTCTTTTTATACACAGTCTCTTTAAACATCCAAACAACATTAATGAAGAGTTAAAAGTTACAAGGGTGACAATTACACTTGTTAACTTCGTACTGAACACCTCCTTAGTCCTTATCGTTGTATGTGTCTTTAATGCTTTGAATCATCGGTAATTCCTCAAAGCCTTAATAGCTTGATAAGTTTGAAGTCTCAACGAAATGGAAAACTTTTCTTGACATTCTGGGCATGTGATGGTAGACACTTTAACTCATTAAGTATGAGGTTGCCAAAATGAGTTATTGAATTTTTTGTTACTGCAAAGCATAAACCTATGAGATGATTACAATTTTTTTTGTTATTGAATATTTGTTTCCTAATGTTAATTTGTCATTTCAGGATCTTGCAAATGCAGGAGTTACCAAGAGACCTACATGTTGTGTTCTGGTGTTAACCAAGCCTCCAAAGGGCGAACTAGAACAGGAGGAACAGGAGAAATTAAAGGCAGATTTTTCTCAGGTTGCTACTGATGTGTCTGAACTTACCTCTTCTCTTTTCTAGTGGACAAAATGATAGTAATTGTAATATGCAGTTGTTAATGTGATTTTGTTGCGGTTGGATAATGTAccaatgccttttttttttttttttaaaaaaaaatccccTTCAATGGTATCATTAAGAAAATTCATCTTTTGATGAGTATGCTTGAGAGTGCAAGGACAATGTGTTATTTTGGGTGTCAAGCAAATTGAAACAACAAAACTAGTACCGTTAGAACATCtctctatatatatttttttctttcttaaagGGTCTCTTAACTTTATAAGtgtttttgtaacacccttaatttttaaataaattatttatatgtaaatattagtattttattatattaaatattttgagaatttttttgaagttttctaaatttttagaattgggtttgatttttcgaaaatgtgaaattttgatgatttttaaaaattaatttaaagatcacgtggcaaaactaaaaatatatttagactctataaaattttctaagttttatgaaatttttttgaaatttttgggtctCGTTTTTTGTCATAGAgcaaagtaaaaaatttaatttagagtCCTGAATAGGATTGTCCAAATCGAATCGGATCTGGTCGGactggtcgaatcggaccggcctttcctTTTTCCCTCGCATGCCCGACCACCTTCCTTCCCcctcctttttctctctcctctctcctccccttgccgctccACTGCCGCCCAACCCTTCCCTGGCCACCAGCGCCTCGCCTGGACACCTCCCCGCCTCTGGCCGATGCTCTAAGCCGCTAGAAAGTCGCACCAAAACTCCCCCTGCACGCACTCACTGCTTCAGCTTCCCagtcgatccggccaccgattggactggGTCTTCTCTCAAAACCCATTTAcacctcaagagctttccatagacactaagaacacaaaAATATATCCAGCGGTTTTTCCAAGTTTTACtagggaaattttagcccattttgattttgagctaaatttctcgcaaaccttGAACCCCATGAAAAATCCAAGAGTACCGAAGTGCTCCCCTCAACGAGAGCTTCGCGAAAAtgccaatttcaaaattttcttacaCCATTTTCCGGTGGGTCCCTCGAaatttcgtagtattttttccGGCATTAAATGAGGTTAATAAATTTCGTAAATattatatactaaccctcgtATTATGGCCTTCATGTAGGTACATTCGATTCGCGAAAATTCAACTGTCGATCGGTCTGCATTTTTTAGCAGACAGACAGGCGGTCGAGGCTACTTCAGAACCAGGTTAAGATTATAGGTTACCCCATAATTTTCATACGTCTCAGATACGTTTCCGATATcagaattataatttttaaaaattaagttttcttaattatttaatttcatatttaaattaaaaaaaatccataaaaataatTGTAgatagttagaaaattataattctcttTGTATTAGCCTATTAATGTTGCTAAAAACtgtagggcaaaattttagaatttttagagttcattatggtagtttttacaaaaagtgttaattataaggattaaattgtaatttttcaaaactgtagttgttgactgtttggatgggcttaGGAGgtgccatgtgatgtgattgagatatggttgtgtgacttgagatatagaagtgtattttgaatcattttgcaggttgggtgggTCCTAAATATAGAGAAAATTCTACCGAATTTTCAGCATGACTTAGGGTATTTTTGAttctttttaagcttgtattgagtcaattatattaaataattataataaaattgtcaggtgagccaggacagtCTTCCTCCTCCGTCTAGTCGCCACAGAGACCTCGGTTTACgtctgtaagtaaaatattaattttaattgtaatttcaatattattatatattcaggcatgctcatgcatcatttataaatatatatctatgtagttaaacattaggtgcgttttatattgcatttttaattgataaaaatgttatggatgttgttttatggtaatttggagcagcatgCATGTGTTGGCGTGCATGTGGTGTGTGATATTGGATATAGACAGGTCGGGTAGACGTGgctagagcttgactcgctgggacctgatccttttatggataagtcagaataggcacggctcgagatgatctcgctctcgctggcccccgcatttggtctattaagcaaaagtccggcttgagatgtaTTCGCTGACAGAGATTGGATTAAGAGAATTGTATAggagatcaactcccatatatatacTGTTTAAATATTAtatggtgtgtgagtgctctaaattacctttttgttgttcattatgtgatttgtatgaaaattatgaaggtgctgcattccactctttaggatacATTAGCCTTAATAGCTATAAAAATTATACTTGAAATCAATAttctactctctgagtcgaacgctcactcctgttcaccttatttttccagggTACCGGAGATTTCTTTTTGAGTTTTAACTTGCCGCTCTCCTTCGCAGATTATCTATTAATATATGTTATgttttatgtcacaccttacccctctgtaaggcataacatgatctcgtagaatacctaatgaactaccaaacttcacctacagataactcattaagtaccctacaagggattttaaaacaattttcttatattttggaagtggtgagattttggtaggaattaaaatcatttattcaaagcttaaatactagtaaaaaattttgtccattttaaattttaccgcaaatttaataaaaattttgacagagtttcatttgtatttggagaaaatggttcttcaaaaacctgtaaaaagcacttctaataaatttttcataactcccaacctccaaatattctcaaaacaaattatttcattaatattgtatgcacaaattaaatttacagatatacaatccaaaaataaaattattacaatttattatacaactgctcactttacattgatacatacaacatcacaatatttacatcaaaataactacaagggtataaaacaatacccgtacaaaaagatcaatggaatcttcaatattgatagcagctcactctgctgttttctccttgctcttatttgcgacagcaaaacaagctatcgctgagtataaaaatactcagtggtgcacaataaaaatttgaaatacaatacataaatcattcattgccaaaacacaatttaaatatttctcaaattatcaaaactcataataacacaatttagtcaaataatttaagaaacacagtgttgtcaattcatacacaacttaaaccatgacacaaaatttctgatcaatgccgcgttgtacaccacgacaaagcaatctacaatctcactaatcgaaatcaataagggaggtggctagctagctaatgagtacttattcgatctacaacctcaactggtaaaccagagagggaggaaaataatcgatctcaaccccataaatggaggaggaataatgtgatattgtcatgctaagtgtgaacataaaatcaattcaaaacaatttaaatcaaataatttgtgacaAATCTAATCAAttcccaaagtcatatttgcgatcataaaatgacaacacaattcataattaacacaaaaagtcaaattttcaagaataaaatatttaaacaagaattattgtgcgcagacctgacatgagtcgcctttaggccttgactcagtctctccgagcttccaagtcttttttagctAAAACACATAGTtcgcagtgtttcagtaccataacttagcataaatccaaaaataaatttaacttcacttttacctagctctaatgtgctaaactcgacgttcttgaaatttttgttttttggttactattcactacactattcaagtcaaattattgactttctaaggtttaataggtatgagaatttcaacttcacccatataccacattttggttaccaaacttgttagtttgggtcattttctcaacacttaagtcttttaggcaaaattgtcaatttttagtttttggtgtctaggttgcactgttccattggtcattttactgttagaatttggcaaaacttccttcatagaaaatgttccttattgtcttaagtttattctcttttttgaatcactccaattagagttttgtagctcaagttatatgcaaattatgtttactgtttatgctgcagaattttgttttggcagattattgattccaaattcgttcagcaatttgataaagttaggtccataatttggtctaattttcttcatatgaaatgttccactatgccttaggtttccatcggttcaagaatcacctaaatcggagttttctagagagagttatagccattgaaactttactgttcatatagtaaatctgcagttttgcaggttcagtgatccaaattttcttagtgatttgattgggttaatggcataatttgggtttatattcttcatgaaagttttagatctttatctcatctaaccactggtaaaatttcaggtcattttgacctgcctagctcgagttatgaccaaatgaacaaacacatttggtcagtttgtgcagggtagcctgcaatttttcaactttagtcaatttgttcactaggttttagtcactttttgggcatgcttcctaaatgaaaattgtgtcatttagtgcctattttcatccccaattggttgaaggaacggaagcgtgaaaaacataagtttataccattgaattcaaaaattttcacctagggtcatatgcatcatgcaagatttatttttatctatttgatttcaatgataaacaatatattaaaactcttttaatatgtttttggatctgtatttgccatttaagattttaaaattaatcagattaattttagaaccctagattaaatcaagaaagattacactaacctcttgatgcactgcagcgtgtctgcgcctttgagattcgtcttcaggacaccagatattgtccctctagcttgtccacaccaagaatacctatggcagcccttgaacagcttctaaagcttttttttattaattagaaattcaagttctgccttttaagagattagagatgtaaacaggacattagaaacaatttctggtgttcttaattcaagagattgatggctaatctctttgaattgatgagagatgaagaagaatagatgaaaaacctcaaagtggcgtgacaaaggagagaagtagctgctggttgcttttttttttcataacaacacttaaatagctaggttaacacattaaacccttgccacatatcaccctttgattagttctaggtttaagtgacccaatcacattgtgccaagtgtcaaacctatatttaatcttgattttaatcatcttacatgattaaaaaacatttggcaagcttatgtgtaatcccatgtgtcaccatctcatgatgccacgtgtcacactatgaaatgaccaaaatgctcatgtgtcttaattttgagttcttaacctaaaataattatttttcttcttctaattaatttatatcaaatataaattaattaattaatctctattaattaatttctcattaattaaattcatatttaaacactttaaatataaatttaatttatactatacatccaataatctagatttggtttcaagtcatgctagggattttgcaatttaattgcaaatcaaacctatttaattaatcaattaaactctttaattaattaattaaatcatatttaaataggtgataacttgtgtatgtgtgtaacttactaggctcatcacaaattggcaatgagacatgatattaactcttaatatcatcaaaactctttcttaccataaatgatttctctaaatcattttatgaacctcatagactatggttaacacctagcatagcatgccatggccacccaattagtaataaggtttaccttaaatgaacctataatcatatgttaccatgcactagaatctctctgttataaaatcccaactcaagctggagtcatggtttatgtcaaactccatttgctatgaatattatgttctcttttaattccagttcttgattaaaagattttctcatcagaaactcttttctgaataaatctatctgtcctggccaggaacttgaaacgtcaagaacaattaaatgaacataggattttatctctatttacttagaggaacagattccatcttgatcaacacctacctccatatataactaggaggagccaacacatgtccatatacccatacatagtacaagtatgaaagcagtatcaaactcaaattacctatatacaagataactgtgctatctcaggtctaaatattatatgcactgatatgatttatgacaaaacattgacaagagtaaactccatgtgcttgtcataagtgtcactggttcggcctacttatcatttataagtgcctatcatgtttgttatatggcatgagactcaccattctatcttatttatatctcatataaataacttgggaacaaacatgaatacaatctttctggataagtcatgtccttattatgaagtatcctcgattgtgaacatatttatgatactttgtgctagaaatattgtcactcatattcttaacaacttaagaataatatttctatcaaaatatcaatggaccttttctattacacataaatatattatgtaaacggaaaagtggaaatgccttttattaataaaaatatgtacaagatacacactaaatgatatgctctagggcatactactaacaatctcccactagcactagagccattcattacaatatcttagacctatcttctcaagatgtaggtctaactgagtctgtgacataggcttagtgaatggatcagctggattttcagctgatgctattttctgcatggctatatcgccttgcccaactatatctttgataatgtggtagtgcctttctatgtgtttggattttgggtgagaccttagttcattagcctgtatgactactccattattgtcacaatgtagtggaactgctgactcaatggaaggaactactgtaagttctgtcatgaacttctttatccaaacagcttcctttgcagcatctgatgcagcaatatactcagcctctgtagtggaatctgcagtcgtgctctgtttggaactcttccaactgactgcacctccattacaaatgaacacatctagagatagactttctaacatcgatatctgattagaaatcagaatcagtataaccatccaattgcaagtctccacctccataaatcaagaataaatccttagttcttctcaagtacttaaggatattcttgacagctatccagtgttccaaacctggattagattgatacttgctagtcaaactaacagcatatacgatatccggcctagtacacaatattgcatacattaaacttccaatagccgaagcatatggaatcctggccatcttatctctttcttcaggtgtctttggagacatctctttagaaaggtggataccatgtctcactggtagcaatcctctcttgaaatcaaggatgttaaacctctttaacaccttttccaagtatagactttgggataaaccaattattcttttcgctctatctctatagatgtgaatcccaagaatataggttgcctcccctaagtctttcatggagaacgtatttgacaaccatacctttatagttgtcaacaaacctgtgtcattacccatcaacaatatgtcatctatatataagacaaggaaagtgatagtactgtcactaaccttcttatatacacatggctcatcctcattttttataaaaccaaaggatttaatggtttcatcaaaatggatgttccaactcctcgaagcttgtttcaacccataaatggatcgctttagcttgcataccttggaaccatcttgggattcaaatcccctaggttgttccatgaaaatgttttcttcaatgtatctattgagaaaagctgttttgacatccatctgccaaatctcataatcatagtatgcaggtattgctaataaaatcctaattgatttaagcatggcaacaggcgagaaagtctcctcatagttgattccttgcctttggcgaaaccctttctctagtagctttgccttataggtctctacctttccatcagaactaattttcttc carries:
- the LOC110652734 gene encoding H/ACA ribonucleoprotein complex subunit 2-like protein, which translates into the protein MGSDSETERSRKQEKDKKKTLALSPIAKPLAGKKLCKRTLKLVRGAAEHKCLKRGVKEVVKSIRRGHKGLCVIAGNISPIDVITHVPILCEEADIPYIYVPSKEDLANAGVTKRPTCCVLVLTKPPKGELEQEEQEKLKADFSQVATDVSELTSSLF